In Dromiciops gliroides isolate mDroGli1 chromosome 4, mDroGli1.pri, whole genome shotgun sequence, one DNA window encodes the following:
- the LOC122726286 gene encoding DNA-directed RNA polymerases I, II, and III subunit RPABC5-like: protein MIIPVRCFTCGKIVGNKWEAYLGLLQAEYTEGDARDALGLKRYCCRRMLLAHVDLIEKLLNYAPLEK, encoded by the coding sequence ATGATTATCCCGGTGCGCTGCTTCACGTGCGGCAAGATCGTGGGCAACAAGTGGGAGGCTTACCTGGGGCTGCTGCAGGCCGAGTACACCGAGGGAGATGCTCGGGACGCGCTGGGCCTGAAGCGCTACTGCTGCAGGAGGATGCTGCTGGCGCACGTGGACCTCATTGAGAAGCTCCTGAACTACGCACCCCTGGAGAAATGA